A genomic window from Aurantimicrobium photophilum includes:
- a CDS encoding DUF3027 domain-containing protein: MSKPFPTLTASHQRLALAALHEITTPESIGELEVETIDHDGIATLQYHCKLDGYPNWVWNVSLATLEGEEPTVMEAELLPAEGALVAPEWVPWSVRLAEFLEAQKQAAAAGIALDEELPEGLLDLAEGALDGTILDDELEDLDDSDADDSDEEDDDDLDDDEDDEEDDEDEEDDDEELVSAPTHGGDIDGVDIDDLDDSAEDSDADDEN, encoded by the coding sequence ATGTCTAAGCCATTCCCCACACTCACTGCATCCCACCAGCGCTTGGCGCTTGCTGCGCTGCACGAAATCACCACGCCTGAAAGCATTGGTGAACTTGAGGTAGAAACCATCGACCACGATGGCATTGCTACCTTGCAGTATCACTGCAAGCTCGATGGCTATCCCAACTGGGTGTGGAATGTCTCACTGGCAACCCTCGAAGGCGAAGAGCCCACCGTGATGGAGGCAGAACTGCTTCCTGCCGAGGGTGCACTCGTTGCTCCCGAGTGGGTTCCTTGGTCAGTGCGCTTGGCAGAATTCCTCGAAGCTCAGAAGCAGGCAGCTGCTGCCGGTATTGCGCTCGATGAAGAACTTCCCGAAGGTTTGCTTGACCTCGCCGAGGGTGCTCTCGATGGCACCATTCTCGACGATGAACTCGAAGACCTCGATGACTCGGATGCTGATGACAGCGACGAGGAAGACGACGACGACCTCGACGATGACGAGGACGACGAAGAGGACGACGAGGATGAGGAAGATGACGACGAGGAACTCGTCTCAGCTCCTACACACGGCGGAGATATCGACGGAGTCGATATTGATGACCTCGACGACAGCGCAGAAGATTCTGACGCTGACGACGAGAACTAA
- a CDS encoding metal-dependent transcriptional regulator, translating to MTDLIDTTEMYLRTILELEEENIVPLRARISERVGHSGPTVSQTVARMERDGLVLVSDDRHLELTAEGRSKAVHVMRKHRLAERLLSDIIGLEWEFVHDEACRWEHVMSDKVERRIMEMLGNPTESPYGNPIPGLEELGIEPAEGFLDGVANLLDLLQASGELSTGVVRRLGEPAQINPETLAEFAEYGLTPGSTISFKRDGDRVRVSATGFTGSLDLPLDVAVHIFVEHSL from the coding sequence ATGACAGATCTGATCGACACCACGGAGATGTATCTGCGCACCATCCTCGAGTTAGAGGAAGAGAACATTGTTCCCTTGCGTGCGCGAATCTCTGAACGTGTGGGTCACTCCGGTCCCACAGTGTCTCAGACAGTGGCGCGCATGGAGCGCGATGGACTTGTCTTGGTTTCGGATGACCGGCACTTAGAGCTCACCGCAGAGGGTCGTTCAAAGGCGGTACATGTCATGCGCAAGCACCGCTTGGCCGAGCGTTTGCTCAGCGACATCATTGGTTTGGAGTGGGAGTTCGTTCACGACGAAGCGTGCCGCTGGGAACACGTGATGAGCGACAAGGTAGAGCGTCGCATCATGGAAATGCTGGGAAACCCTACTGAGTCTCCCTATGGCAATCCGATCCCAGGTCTGGAAGAGCTGGGCATTGAACCCGCCGAGGGTTTCTTGGATGGCGTGGCTAACCTGCTTGATCTGCTCCAAGCTTCGGGTGAGCTCAGCACGGGTGTTGTTCGACGCCTAGGAGAACCAGCACAGATCAACCCCGAAACCCTGGCTGAGTTTGCCGAATATGGCCTCACCCCCGGCTCCACCATTTCCTTCAAGCGAGATGGTGACCGCGTCCGCGTCTCTGCCACAGGATTCACAGGTTCACTCGATTTACCACTAGATGTTGCGGTGCACATCTTTGTTGAGCACAGCTTGTAG
- a CDS encoding cold-shock protein, with the protein MPTGKVKFYDEEKGFGFISTDDGQEVFLHVSALPEGAKVRPGSRLEFGVAEGKRGAQALSVRVLETPAGREKLDRKPADDMSIIVEDLVKLLDGIGNNLKRGNYPDKAHSSKIAALLRRVADDFDV; encoded by the coding sequence ATGCCAACCGGCAAAGTGAAGTTTTACGACGAGGAAAAGGGCTTCGGCTTTATTTCTACCGACGACGGCCAGGAAGTCTTCCTGCACGTTTCCGCCCTGCCCGAAGGTGCGAAGGTTCGCCCCGGATCACGCCTTGAGTTTGGTGTTGCCGAAGGCAAGCGTGGAGCACAGGCACTGTCTGTCCGCGTGCTCGAGACTCCTGCAGGTCGCGAGAAGCTTGACCGCAAGCCTGCAGACGACATGTCGATCATTGTGGAAGACCTCGTCAAGCTGCTCGACGGTATTGGCAACAACCTCAAGCGCGGCAACTACCCTGACAAGGCACACAGCAGCAAGATCGCAGCTCTGCTTCGTCGCGTAGCAGACGACTTTGATGTCTAA
- the serC gene encoding phosphoserine transaminase, which translates to MAEITIPRELLPVDGRFGCGPSKVRPEQVAALAGIGAQLLGTSHRQAPIKNMVGRVRSGLSELFNLPDGYEVLLGNGGSTAFWDAAAFSLIEKQSQNMVCGEFGGKFAAAAKTPWLTAPDVINAPAGSRADAVAKAGIDTYAWAHNETSTGVMSPVKRVHGDAGALTVVDATSAAGGIKIDAAETDVYYFAPQKNFASDGGLWFALFSPAAIERVERIAATDRYIPEFLSLKNAIDNSRLEQTLNTPAVATLVLLEEQINWMNASGGLDWADARTKESSNLLYSWADRVDYATPFVTNPEHRSQVVVTIDFNDDFDAAAIAKVLRANGIVDTEPYRKLGRNQLRVATFTAIEPSDVAALIASIEYVLERL; encoded by the coding sequence ATGGCTGAGATCACCATCCCCCGCGAACTTCTTCCCGTTGACGGCCGTTTCGGCTGCGGACCTTCCAAAGTTCGCCCCGAACAGGTGGCAGCACTAGCTGGGATTGGTGCACAGCTGTTGGGTACCAGCCACCGCCAGGCACCGATCAAGAACATGGTTGGTCGCGTGCGATCTGGTCTGAGTGAACTCTTCAACCTGCCTGATGGCTACGAAGTTCTCCTCGGCAATGGTGGCTCCACCGCATTCTGGGATGCAGCCGCGTTCTCTTTGATTGAGAAGCAGAGCCAGAACATGGTCTGCGGTGAATTTGGTGGCAAGTTTGCTGCCGCAGCCAAGACCCCCTGGCTCACCGCTCCCGATGTGATCAACGCCCCTGCCGGTTCTCGCGCAGATGCTGTCGCCAAGGCGGGCATCGACACCTATGCCTGGGCACACAACGAAACCTCCACTGGTGTGATGTCACCCGTCAAGCGCGTGCACGGCGATGCCGGTGCGCTCACCGTGGTCGATGCCACAAGTGCTGCAGGTGGTATCAAGATTGACGCTGCCGAAACCGACGTCTACTACTTCGCTCCACAGAAGAACTTCGCTTCAGATGGTGGCCTGTGGTTTGCACTGTTCTCCCCCGCAGCAATTGAGCGCGTGGAGCGCATCGCTGCCACAGACCGTTATATCCCTGAATTCTTGAGCCTCAAGAACGCCATCGACAACTCTCGCCTCGAGCAGACCCTCAACACTCCTGCCGTGGCAACCCTGGTCCTGCTCGAAGAGCAGATCAACTGGATGAATGCCTCCGGTGGTCTGGACTGGGCAGATGCCCGCACTAAGGAATCGTCCAACCTGCTCTATAGCTGGGCAGACCGGGTGGACTACGCCACCCCCTTCGTGACCAACCCCGAGCACCGCTCACAGGTTGTCGTCACCATCGACTTCAATGACGACTTCGACGCTGCGGCCATTGCCAAGGTGCTTCGTGCCAACGGCATCGTCGATACCGAGCCCTACCGAAAGCTCGGACGCAACCAGCTTCGCGTGGCTACGTTCACCGCGATTGAGCCCAGCGACGTTGCCGCGCTGATTGCGTCAATCGAGTACGTACTCGAGCGCCTCTAG